The following are encoded in a window of Lusitaniella coriacea LEGE 07157 genomic DNA:
- a CDS encoding universal stress protein — MFKKTLVAIDNSAFGQVVFEKALTLAKALNGQLMLLNVLSSQEEGYPKTQPGRYGQEAAQCYLAEWEAFKARGLELLQARATQAIEMGVSTEITQSLGNPGQSICDLAQTWKADLIVLGCHNGSDLGELILGSVSNYVNHNSHCSVLTIRASMEKPSSIESKPMVMQHS; from the coding sequence ATGTTCAAGAAAACTTTAGTTGCAATAGATAATTCTGCGTTTGGTCAAGTCGTATTTGAAAAAGCACTGACCTTAGCCAAAGCATTGAATGGTCAGCTCATGTTGCTGAACGTTCTGAGTTCTCAAGAAGAAGGATATCCCAAAACCCAACCCGGACGTTACGGACAAGAAGCCGCTCAATGCTATCTTGCGGAATGGGAAGCCTTTAAAGCACGCGGTTTAGAGTTATTACAAGCACGTGCGACTCAAGCAATTGAAATGGGAGTCAGCACAGAAATAACCCAAAGCTTAGGTAACCCCGGACAGAGTATTTGCGACTTAGCGCAAACTTGGAAAGCAGACCTTATTGTATTGGGGTGTCACAATGGTTCGGATTTAGGAGAATTAATCCTAGGAAGCGTCAGTAATTATGTCAACCACAACTCCCACTGTTCGGTATTAACCATTCGCGCATCAATGGAGAAACCCTCCTCAATTGAGAGTAAACCAATGGTAATGCAGCACAGTTAA
- a CDS encoding NblA/ycf18 family protein: MNPQSFELTLEQQFQIKIIEDSTDKMSREQMQELLVQVSRLLMVKDNVIRNLMKYPSMESLG, encoded by the coding sequence GTGAATCCACAATCCTTTGAACTCACCCTAGAACAACAGTTTCAAATCAAAATAATCGAGGACTCAACAGACAAAATGAGTCGCGAGCAGATGCAAGAACTGTTAGTCCAAGTGTCGCGGCTACTCATGGTCAAAGACAACGTAATTAGAAACCTGATGAAGTATCCCTCAATGGAATCCTTGGGTTAA